In the Hordeum vulgare subsp. vulgare chromosome 7H, MorexV3_pseudomolecules_assembly, whole genome shotgun sequence genome, one interval contains:
- the LOC123410421 gene encoding mugineic-acid 3-dioxygenase: protein MAKVMNLTPVHASSIPDSFLLPADRLHPATTDVSLPIIDMSRGRDEVRQAILDSGKEYGFIQVVNHGISEPMLHEMYAVCHEFFDMPAEDKAEFFSEDRSERNKLFCGSAFETLGEKYWIDVLELLYPLPSGDTKDWPHKPQMLREVVGNYTSLARGVAMEILRLLCEGLGLRPDFFVGDISGGRVVVDINYYPPSPNPSRTLGLPPHCDRDLMTVLLPGAVPGLEIAYKGGWIKVQPVPNSLVINFGLQLEVVTNGYLKAVEHRAATNFAEPRLSVASFIVPADDCVVGPAEEFVSEDNPPRYRTLTVGEFKRKHNVVNLDSSINQIININNNQKGI, encoded by the exons ATGGCGAAGGTGATGAACCTGACCCCGGTGCACGCGTCGTCGATTCCAGACTCCTTCCTATTGCCGGCAGATCGACTCCACCCAGCCACCACCGATGTCTCCCTGCCCATCATCGACATGTCCCGCGGCCGCGACGAGGTCCGCCAAGCCATCCTCGACTCTGGCAAGGAGTACGGCTTCATCCAG GTGGTCAACCATGGCATCTCCGAGCCGATGCTGCATGAAATGTACGCGGTGTGCCATGAGTTCTTCGATATGCCTGCGGAGGACAAGGCGGAGTTCTTCTCTGAAGACAGAAGCGAACGCAACAAGCTCTTCTGCGGCTCCGCCTTCGAGACCCTAGGCGAGAAGTACTGGATTGACGTCCTCGAACTCCTCTACCCCTTGCCTTCGGGCGACACCAAGGACTGGCCCCACAAGCCACAGATGCTCCG GGAGGTTGTTGGGAACTACACCTCGTTGGCAAGAGGCGTGGCCATGGAGATCCTGCGGCTGCTGTGCGAGGGACTGGGACTCCGGCCAGACTTCTTTGTCGGGGACATCAGCGGAGGCCGCGTGGTCGTCGATATCAACTACTACCCGCCTAGCCCGAACCCGAGCAGGACGTTGGGCCTGCCGCCACACTGTGACCGGGACCTTATGACCGTCCTCCTCCCCGGGGCCGTTCCTGGCCTCGAGATCGCCTACAAGGGCGGCTGGATCAAGGTCCAGCCCGTGCCAAACTCCTTGGTTATCAACTTCGGCCTACAGCTCGAG GTCGTGACCAACGGGTATCTGAAGGCTGTCGAGCACCGCGCGGCCACCAACTTTGCCGAGCCCCGGCTGTCAGTGGCCTCGTTCATTGTGCCGGCGGACGACTGCGTCGTCGGCCCTGCGGAGGAGTTCGTCAGCGAGGACAACCCGCCACGCTACCGCACCCTAACCGTCGGCGAGTTCAAGCGCAAGCACAACGTTGTCAATCTGGATTCCTCAATCAATCAGATCATTAACATCAATAACAACCAGAAGGGAATATGA